The Ptychodera flava strain L36383 chromosome 18, AS_Pfla_20210202, whole genome shotgun sequence sequence taccaactttgaataggatcagttgagacttgccagagttatggctctcgacatgaaacaaccataacaaaattgccttCATGTGGTCATATTTGACCACcttgtgaaaccaatcgacatacaaatgtataaataagtcaatgtccttgtaccaactttgaataaattcgctggatacatgtctgagttatggttccggacatgaaaaaatcggggaaaaaaatggccacacgggcggccatattggattgtatcacaaaacaaatcaatgtgcatatgtatgacataggtcaatgtccttgcactaagtttgaataaaattggtgaataaaatcgtACGTGTCCAAAGGACgtgaacaaattgtaacaaaatggctgccatgcagccatgttggatcatatcatgaaacaaattgacgtacatatgtatgacataggttaatgtcattgtacaaactttgaataaaatcggttgagatatgcctgagtattgtggctctgtacatgaaaaaatcgtaacaaaatggcctcacggcagccatattggatcatatcacaaaacaaattgacatgcatatctatgacattggtcaatatccttgtaccaactttgaaaaaaatccgttgaaacatgtctgagttatggctctgtacatgacaaaatcataataaaatggctgcctagcggccatattggatcgtatcacaaaacaaattgacgtgcatatgtatcacataggtcaatgtccttgtaccaactttgaataaaatcggttgagatatgtttgagttatggctctgtacatgaaaaaattgtaacaaaatggccacactgcagccatattggatcgtatcacaaaagaaattgacatgcatatctattacagtggtcaatatccttgtaccaactttgaaaagaatcggttgaaacatgtctgacttatggctctgtacatgaaaaaatcataataaaatggccgcctggcggccatattggatcgtatcacaaaacaaagtgacgtgcatatctatgacattggtcaatgtccttgtaccaactttgaataaattcagttgaaacatgtctgagttatggctttgtacatgaaaaaatcgtaataaaatggccgcctggcagccatattggatcgtatcacaaaacaaatcgacaagcatatctatgacattggtcaatgtccttgtaccaactttgaataaaatcggttgaaacatgtctgagttatggctttgtacatgaaaaaatcgtaataaaatggccacctggcggccatattggatcgtatcacaaaacaaatcgacgtgcatctgtatgacatatgaagtaatccttgtaccaagtttgaatgaaatcgctccttgcatctctgagatatctgcgtgaacggatggacgcacgcacacacgcacgcacgcacgcacgcacatgaccaaacctataagtccccccggacggtgtctgtggggactaaaaatagcTGGTATAACAATTTTGAAACCCTGCTTGTAGAAAACATACACCAGTATTGATTACACTTCTAGTTTAAACTGGTTATCAGTATCCTACCGATTACACTTCTAGTTTATACTGGTTATCAGTATCCTACCGATTACACTTCTAGTTTACACTGGTTATCAGTACCCAAGACTGGCATTCATTTTCAGCTGTTGTCAAGTCATGATTGATAAAACTTATTGGAAGTACGGTACATACGGTGAACAGTTGAGCAGTTCACAGGAAATAAATAATCTTTTTCTGTGTCAAAATAAATTATCTCATGTGGCAAGACATGATTTGAACTCCCCATAACATCTGATACTAGTGTGTGACGGAAGTTTCTAAAGATGTCCGGTATaatacatattatattatagacgtgtcaataccagtgaattttgtgacatcatCCCCCgaaattattactgataatgtatccgattatccactATTTTGgtcccagatgttttctacatctacaaattccctGGCATTGCCAagactataaaataatagcaataatataccccctcccagcccataatggactcaagcaaactttgaactccataatgtacttggCCTTGCCCCATACATTATGTTGTACAtagtttgttttcattcatttatggtctgggaggggtacattattacataaataaatgcaaaaagcaTAATTTAGTAAAAATGAGTTATTTTTATGAGTTGGCAGTGTTCAATACTGAGTCAGCTGCTGCAGAGGTTATGGCAGGACAATACAAGTATTTGTACTGGTGGTGAAGACGGCAACCAAAGCATCACTGAACAAGGAGGTCTGGATCGGACTGTGATCTTCTGTGTTCAGAATCTCTGCTGAAGACAAACCATTCATTGTATGAGTTACTTCAACATGATACAACCCCTTGTGAGTAGTAGCATGATTATTTTTGCCCACAGATCAtataaagaaattttacttacatGATAAAATGTGCTTCAACTGATAAGAGAATAATTTTGATCAATGCGAAAAGAATACATTCCATCTTTGACAAGGTTCTAATGAATGATAGATGATGTAATACTGTAATTGTGAAACTGCTGATGAAATATGACAAGACTAGATGgtctttttttcatgaaatgttgtCATCTCTGCTAATcagaagaaataaacaacagaaaaaatatcatcaGATCATACTGAGATTGGAGCATGCTGAAAATACATCTATGAGCATGAACAATCATTGTACAGAATTCTGTCAGCAGACACATCTAAACAGATACACTTTCATAAATCTACATTTTGCACATGATGCATTTTAATACAAAGTAAAAACTGTCTTGTCAGGAATACTGCTGAGCCCTGTCATCAATCTACTTTTTCTGATAGTCTAGAACCTCTCCTTGCTTACGGTGTATGCTAAACATCCACCTAAGCACAGTGTATACCATAACCAAGGACAGATCCTAGACAACTGTTCTGAGAAATATTTAGTTTCTCACCTTGATCCAGACACTGACTCTTTCTTTCTTCTACTTCTCTTACTTGGTGCCTTTGGAGGTGGCATCAACTACATCATATGAAAAACCACAAAGCAATAAGTATTTGTAGTGATATGTTGGTAAATTCAGTGAGTTTCTCTACCGATTTTGAAGTATGAGTTTGTACAAGTGAAATGTTTAAAGGTGTAAACTGAAGTGCACACAATCTTAAATAAGAACTGGTATTATCTATTAAGTTTTACTACCCAAAGGATAGTTGATAATTTCTCCATGTATTTGTACTACTGTAGGTATCACTTTGAGCAATGAATCCTGATGCATATTGAAATGCCAGTAGTACagtagtattcagcttgtaatCACAACCTCTATATGTATAATGTTCATAAGTTAGAATTGATGTCAGGTCAACACTTCAATGCATGTTGGCAAAACATTGATACTGATGACACACTGAATTCAAAGTACTTTATTGGAGactaaaatatcatattttaatgagAAAAGCGATAATTTTGTTgttcaaaatgagaaaaaattaatttgaagagGTATATACAATATTCCATTATGGGATCAATCAATATTCACTGCAACTGCCCAGCAAGGTTACCCCCCTTTGATGTGTATACATGATGCTAAAAATATTCccattcatacattttcagCGAATAAGCAAGCACCCTACAGAAGAGACAGGGTGTCTGAAGGCATACAATGGGCTCGGACGGTGATTGCACGATGTGTTGACAAGGGTAGAAATTCTGAACAAGGGGTAATGACCATCTCTCGGTGACAAGCCAAGCATAACCTGTATCCCAATAAAGCCAAGACTCTGATTTATATTTCCAGTGACAGAGTTACACACTACCTCTTTGTCCACAGCACCGGGCTCGGAGCCTCTTCTCAGAGCCGGTGAGTGAGGTGGCGTTGCTGGCGGAGTCTTCTCTTTCTTGTTCTGGCTCAGATTCTCCGCTGATCCCCACTTCAGTGGTTTGTTGAAGAATGAAACACTGGCTCGTTTCTTCTCCATGGAATTAGATCTGTGTTGCCTCTTTCTAACAGTATACACTGTAAATTGGCAAAAGGCAATAGATTAATCACTCACACTTTAAATTCATTCATTCGGTCTTCACCATAtgacatgaaataaaatttacttcCAAATAATAATTTAATTGTTTTAACCTACCAtgtatattttgcaattttcaatttttttaaaactctaACTCTGAATGTGTATCTGTATAATAATGAACTTCAACACTTTGGAAAATATTCTGATGATTTCAATACAGGTTGAATTTGCCCTCTTCTGAACACACCTTTGCACAGTGTCTGCAAACATCTACTATAAACACGTAAATTACCAAACATCTTGAGATCACTGCAGTAATGTAGCCCTTTTGGCTTGCTCACCCAGTCAGCCCATCCAACCAGCTGAATATGCCCTCGTGTTTTTGTCAAGGATGGTACGAAGGTAAATTTTACCAGAATTTTCTTGCCACATGACTGGGCTGGCTTCCCCAGATTTATTAATGAAGTTATATTTAACATTCAACAGTGATGGTATCAGCTTGGCCAAAACCATTTACCTATCATCCTTAATATAAGCTAAAATCACTACCATGGACTACATTTACGGCAGCTAAACCATTCCCATGACAGCCCAGGAGAATTAAAGAGAAACTGACAATTTTTCTTACCTACATTGCCCTGTAACATCTCTGCTTAAAACAAGGAAGAAAAACAAtgagatcaagatatgaatacTGTATCAGACACACTACACTTTCCAAATGTGTGTACGCAAACAAACACTGGGAGAAGGGGAGGGTAGAGACGTGGGTGGGAAGGGGATCAAGTAGGAAACATAAGCATAAGTAAACTTTCCAACATCTGtacaattaaaattgaatgtagACTTTGTGACAAAGTTGCTATCTCTTTGCATTATTGTTTATCCTGTCTGAAATGTGTGGTATGGTTTGGTGTTACACACAGTTGGAGATATCACTGTATCAGTATGtgagtgtgtacatgtatgcaagTATGTCTgtacaaaacacacaaacacacagactCACACATATATGCATCTGTGCATAGACAGTTTAGTGGCAGACTGTCCATGGTATGTGtaagtgtatgtgtatgtgaaaGGCTGCAAGTGTGTATATGTTAGTCTGTTTTACACCTAATAAATAttgcatttacaaatttaaaaaagatttacaaataaatatttgagtAGGATAGCAACTTTGCCCCTTTTTTAATATGCTCTTCTGCTTTGTGAGATTTTTTCTGAAAAGCAACTTCACAAGCCAagctgtgatgatttatttctgCTGTTAAAATTTGAGTGTGTccataaaattttatcatcattGACTTTTAGTCGTGGAAGACACTGCATTTTTTACTGCCATAGCGATGTGAACAGAACAAAGGATGGTTGGTGCGCAAACAGCTGATGTGAAATCACAGCTAGCTTTCATGACACTGCAGCTGCCAGTGGTTTCAGGGTTGGAATGACAGTGGAAGACAAAACAACGTCAGAGGAACAACCACCAGTTAGAAGAATCCGTGCCCGGGGTGAAAACAAAAGCCATGCAGACGCAAGAAAACGGAAATAAACCAAGTGTACTAGTGCAATCTCAGTGGATAGCCTTTTATTcttatttgttaaaatattgaaaattggtTTGGGTGTACACTACACAGGTGTAAATTCACAAACACTACAAATGGGAggggggtcaaaggttaaaaataaagcaaaatatAAACTGGATAGTACCAGACACTGCAAGCTGCCTTTATGGAAAACATATGTTAGGGGGATATTTGACAAGGTTAAAATACACATACAAGACTATCTAACACTATTCACAGTTACTTTGGGGATGAAGACAGATGGTAAAAATGTCATGGCGAAGTAAAACAAGCAGTaacttaaaaaaatacaaaaaaattgataaaaatatacatCTTTCAAAATTAGTACAGATTGCCTCTTAGACagcaaaaatgtttgaatttattaGAAATGTTTACATTATTGAGTACCTTAGCCAGCAGAGTATTTGAACTACTACACCAGAAGTgttaaaaattatttctttgttACACTGCACAGTTACGGCCTCATAATTTTAGCATCCTTTGCTACATCACATCCTGTATGGAGCCATTATGAAAACTGTTTCTCTAAAAATTGCAGTTATTTTAACATTTACGACAAATTTAAACTGAGGTCCACACAATTTTTGCAGTCAAGTGAGAAGCTGGtctaattttgaaaatgacaacCTACATACAGTAATGCAATGTATAAAAGTCATCTTGGAATGTGCTTTTTCAAGCAGTCAGCAAAAATATTATCATGGTCAGAGAACACCACAAAAATTAACTTTTGTACGCACATTAGtacatttttatatattttcctaGAATAATTAAAGCTCTTTTCTCATGGTACACATGCACAATGAAACTTTGAGCTATTACAAACATATAACAAGTACTGTACAGAACATTTTGCCATAATTGAACTTTCAAGGTCTGACGAAAAAGAAGAGCAGATATTTTGGAGCAATCTGCCAAAATACTGACCAAGCTGTGACTGTGATTGGTACAAATGGCTTTATATTGCACTGTTTTTGCATtgacaatatactagtatttgtGACGTGTCAGAAACCACCTCTGGTTGCATGCAAAGCCCTTTTTTGACCTTTTGGTCACAATACTataaattaaataataaaactgaaatatgaAGGCCTGTTTACATATCGTCACTCTAACAATTTTAGACCGGGCCACGTCAAATTTAAAAACGTCTATGAAACTATTGCAAATATCCTTCGGCAAAATGTATAATGCATATGCAATCAGACCTTAAGTTAAACAACAGTAAACTAAAATCTTACTAATATCAACATATTCACAAGCATTTAATATCATCCCTAAATTCCATGATGACACAATAACCCTTGAAGTCTAAACATTAATCTTTTGCAATTTGGTGTCCCAAATCAACTTTTATAGTTCATTTTTCTGACTTCATCATAACACCTATTTCTGTAAACATCTGTCTTACAGGCAAACATGACTGCTCTCAGGGCTTTTGACTCATTTTCAAGTAAAGTATCGAATCAGAGGCTATTATAATTTGATAGCCTAAAATctgcaaaataaatattaaagtcctaaaagtgtttaaataaaattaattgtAACACTATGAATTTTCTAGGCGATTCCTAAAAACTTGACTTCTTTTAACTTAAAATATTACAGAGACAAATATCCACATATATAAACAGCTGAACAGATATGAACGAGCAACATCTGTAAATAGACTGTGAACCTTGGGCTAGCATAGCAGGAAATCTGAAGTGCCAGGATACactcacacagacacacacagagacacataGTAACATCAACCTACAGAGTCCCCCTTCAACACATGTGCACATACAGACATCAATGATAATTTTCCCACCTGCCCTAAAATCTTGAACATAAATGTAAATACACTGACTGCACTCATGAACCATGCTCGTAAAGTTAATGATTTTAACATTCATATTCGATTGACTGGGTCAATATTTCTTACCCCCATGTCAATCATATAATATTTAGATTCCGAAAAAATTAGTACTGGGAATTTGAATTTCTGTTTTTGGTAACTTATAATTcacaaactgattttctttggTGGCAAAATATCATTCCCTTCGTAACAAGACTGCTCCTTCATCTGCTATACAAGTACTTGACACCCTCCACCAATCATAATCAGCGTTACATTGCACATGCAGGTAGCCATTCCTGTGTAAGCAGCCTTCCAATCCAACCAATCATGGTTTGTTTAACAATGTGTGTACGGCCAGAAAAGCCACCTTGCCCCTTACAAACATTGCACTGGGAATCACTGAAGACTAGAAAGCTTAGAGAGAGGCTGGGCAATGatgaaaacatttgtaaaacaaTTCTTTTGCAATGAAGATGAACAGTGAATTTGGCTCAGCGTACACATGAACTAGCAAAACACTTCTCTCATTTACAAGGCTATCTCACTTATAGAACACTGACTAAAAATATTCAGAACTACAGTTGTGGCATGCAAGTATTGATTTCAATAAATTCTGTAAGTAGACAGCTTTTGGAGAGTTATATTAAAGAGTAGAAGTATTGCTAGATTTCTTCTTTCTCATTGAACCTTTCCTGGGTGAATCTTTACGGAAAGAAAATCTGTAACTGAGAGCTCTAACAAAACTAGAGACTCCCCTTTCTTCTACATCATCAAATACAAAATCACCATTGCCATTGTTGCTACTTTCTGGGTCATTACTACCCTTAGAACTATCAAGCTTACGTTGGATGTAATTTGGGGTGTTCTTCTTAAGGTAATGCTTCGGTTTCTTTCCGTTGCAGTCACGGATGTCAACATTGGCTTctgaaatgcaaattaggaaaaAACAGCAATGTGTAACCATCTGGTTAACAAAGGTCATTCTGCTATATTACCGAAAATGGTTTCACAATTTAATGGGACATACACTGAGTAGAACATGCCTTGCGGACAAATGATAACActcgaaaaattttcaccattctGGGGTTTGTGTCAACTCTTCTTGAAGCCTGTGCAGTATTACACTATAAGCATGTAAATCTAAAATGTGTTCATGGTTAAACTGGACAACAGACAAAATAATAAGCTCTTCACTTATTTTCTCTCAGTTTTCCctgaaaattattgtaacatctatgaaaataaatatataccggtacactcTTTGTGGGCTTCTATACTTCTCAGTCTACCTAGCAATCAAAATTTGgtgacttttttgaaaatttttgaacatCAAAGTATTGAATGATAGTTTCATTGCAACTTGAAATCCATAATGTAAGCATTCCTGACAGTTTTAGTTGCTAAAGATATGTCAGGGGATCAAATCATGCAGTAAATCAATTTTATAACATGAATTGCCACATCCATTTTTCTTTGTACATTAAGCGTTCACTTTTATCTTCAAGAATGGTGTTGGTAGTATTTATGCAATTTAAGACAATTTCAGTTTTCTACTTCGATGGTCATACTTACTGAAGTCTGTCACTAGCATTTGGATAATTGCGTCATGTCCATGAATTGATGCCAAATGTAGGGGTGTGTATCCCtgttaaaaaaacaaaggcattgGTACTGAGAGCCACTTGATGGCGTTATTACACTTCTCCCTCAGAGCGGCAGTGTTGACTAAGTGTGGAAAGTGTGGAATTTTTCATATATCTTACGGTGAGTCCAGACGATGGAAGCTAATATCCTGGCAAATGATAGAATACTTCGTAGCTGGGAAAgtttaatttaaatattttacaatgaaCATTTGAGAGCGACAGCCTTGGTCATATGGAAGTAGTTGCTTGCTTTGTGCAATTCTAGTACAATATAGGGAAACTAAAGATCGGCAACTTACCCCATGCTATGTCAGCAAGTCCACACAAACcagcagtgaaaaaaaaatggatAATTCTGAATGGAACGCAatgtaaatatcaaacatatcaaTGTGCCCTTATCTTTTTGAAAAAACTTACCCTGAAAACATTAATCTACCCGTGTATCTTTTGACCGATAAATAAATGCCCAGAACTAGAAAAATATTCCCTATAGGAAAATAAGTAACATTTAATGACCCTTTTTTGATACACGCTTTTGATAACATTATCAGTACCATAATCATTTTTCAACTATTGTAGAACTGTCAACTATCACTGGTAGATTGATAAATCTTACAGAAGCAGGTCACACATCCTCCAGTCTGTTAAGGGTGATaaactattttgaaatattttcaaaatatcagattACTATCAGATTGTCTCTGTAAAACCTTCATCTAAATTAGCAAACAATATTTGCTCAATGTATAATAGGACAAAATCTGACTGAGTATATTTTAACTGAGGTCAAATAAGCCCATAGGTGAGTTAGGTGATGGACACCACTGGCAATCATTATCTGTGGCACTGAGGAGTTGAGTTAGGCAGATGATGTCTGATCTCCCACTCTTGGCCGAGACAAGTTAGGCAATGATAACCATCCACAGTTGCAAGCATACTTGGCTCCTGAACACACACATTGATGGTCACACAACATACTGAGGATCGATGCCTCCATGTCAGGCAAGAAAGGTGTGCATGAACAACAAACACTAAATTAACACTCACACTTCTTGTGTTGATGTCAAGACCTCGTCTTCCCGCCAATAGTTTTATCATTTCCTTGTTGCCATGTTTTGCTGCCCAGTGCAATGCCGTCTGCATCAaggggaaaaaaagaaacacaccaAAAACATGacgattaaaaaaaatgaataagtATTGAAGAGAATAGTGCGGAGACCATATGATAGCAGACAATGAAGGACTGTGTAAGGCTGACACTATGATTTATGGTACACATTAACATCCATTTTTACACTATTTATAAACttgcaaaataacaaaaacagagGAGTGTGAAATGATACTAATACATAAACCACTCAACCATATTACACATTTTCAGCAGAACAATAGCTGCCAACATGTTGCTGCCTGTTGAACATACATAAAACTAAATTACGGTTTACAATTTCAATAGCTCTGTAAGTGTCGTACATGGATAAAAGTTAAACGACTAGTTTATTTCAATAGCCAGTGATGATGGTGAATCGGTATGAAAACAAGAAGCGGGGCTCGTCCTCCTGAATTATGGGCCGGGGCTTTGTCAGTTTTTATTGTGTCTCTTCTGTGGACACAACACGGCTAGCCTCCAGGCATATACTTAGCATTTCTGTAAGGTGACTACAGCTATAAATGATAACTGTTTCTTGTGCACAATGCTGTTGTGAGGACAACCCAAGCGGGCAATATGGTCGCCGATTGTCTGGCCGATGGgaagtaaatttaaacttaGCCAAGCACATCTTTCCCAGCACAATGAGACGCATTGTCTGCTGCCTTCATAAAACTCCTTTCAAAGAATATTCCCTTGTCATGAATCTGAAATGCATAGTAACGGTGGCGCTAACTGAAATAATTTCTATGAGAACTCCCTCCCCCCTCCACAAAATACTGCTGCATCTTGTTATATTGAAGACACAGGTTAGGTCATATAATGTGGAACTTACAAACTCTCGCTTGTAAACTCACAAAGGGGCTGACCATTTGAATGATGCGTACTCTCTGAAGACAGGGAACTGATACACACTTTGAATAGCATGTGACTAGGCAGTAAATAATGTGTACTGTAAACACAGATTCAGTTTGCCGATATAAGTTGTGTTGATGGTCAGATCTGCATGAAATATATTGACAGGCCTGTCAGGACCCTTCATACGACTTGACaactatttttcttttcaactagGCCTGCCACCCATACCAAGGAGGGATTGACAGAACTACACGTATACATGATGTAGCTTTTCAAATCGGAGACAGTGTTAATTTGAGATCTGttttacatgacatttattgggGTTAACATGCTAGTGAGTGCATGCTGACAAAACAGGTCTCCATGTAAAAGTCATGAACCAGCAACCCAACTCTCCACCAAGTGTCAACTTTTCAAAAGCCTTGTTTTTATAACCTTTCAACCTTCCCCCAATAAACTCTACAAAATCTTGCAGTGTGTGCTTTTGGCATTTCAACTGTCTTCTCTTTTCCCCCTCACATTCTTGTCCAAGTATCTGTAACTGACATTGAATACACATGCAAGAAACCAAAAGGCAAATAAACAGCAACAAGTCAGGGCAAATCGGTGTGTATCCGTACACTGGGACCCGGTTGCCGGCTTTGTGCTGGGCTATTTCACTGTTGTCTGTCATGTTTTCCTTTCTTTGATTTCATCCCAGCTGCATGGAACACCCCTGTAATCTCCATTACAATATTTGACCTGTCCAACAGGATTGTCAAAGCTTGCAAAGAAAAGGCTGAAACGCTGGAGCTAAGTCCCGAATCTGGCCAAGACAAACAAGGGGACAGATCAGCACCGTATTTGTGGAAGATATTAGATGCTGGCAGGTAGAGTATGAAGAGGGGGGTCTCCGATGAGATAGTCGTGCCACTAAGTGTATACTGAAGATAAGCAACACGTTACCTGAAGTCAAAACCCATCAAGTACAATGTAAGCAAAGTTCAATGACatgattttgtgaaaagaaTGACACCATCACATTTTGCCGTCTCACACAGAGTACACGAAAGTGCAAGTTCTTTCAGACAAACAAAACCCACAATGAAACAATAAACTCTCATTAAActgtttaattttttcattaaaatggggggaaaaaaatcaccttgaAGTGTTTTTGCTCTGCCGAGATATGAAGTGGAGATAATCACACTGTGGGTTTAAGTAGATCTGAATTATCTGAGATTTAGATTGAGTGGGAGGGTTACTTACATATAGCATgaaccaaaaacaaaacaatagtgTTGGGTTAAGCAAAACAGTAGTTATGTTAATAGAGTGATAATCAGCCTAGATGGTTGTGGATTTGACAAGGTCTTATCTGTTAGATTTGGGCTCCGCAAAGTCTATGCTAAGTCACTGCACCTGTCTGgatactgtctaagattttaaCACTTCTTAATATAAGTCCATCTTTGAAAGGAAGCGGAAAGCCCGGGCAAAGCTTTTCTCGGTCAACAAAATGTCGCTGGGTGGTGTGGGTGAGGAGTGATATCTGCAGAGGTGGATGTACGAGAAAGCAGTGGCCTTCAGTAGACTATGTTCTATTCATGATTCTGCTGATTGGAAAGTGTAGCTTGCATATCGCAGGCAAATCAGAGCACTGTAATTAACACAATAGGTGGCTGTGTAGAGAGCATGGAAGTTACTTGTACGCCCGTTTAGTGTTCGGCAGTTCtatttaatttctgttgaaaaGGGCCCGGGCAGATAAAAATAACTGTTAGTATCTGTAGTTACAATGTCTGGAAACACATTCATCAGTGCTCTACATACAGAGTGTCAACAAACGTACATCCATCACCGGCTCGGATCATTTGCATGAAAGTACACGTTCCTGATTGGAACTGTTAAGGCTCTGCAAACAAATCATATGTACAGTTGGAGTGAATCCACAAGACAGCAAACACAGCAGCAACTCGGTAAATGTCCTTCATTTAGTCTGGTAAACCCCGAGGACAAAGCGCACCAAACACTTGGTACACAGCTAAAAGCTACATTTCCAGACTCAGCGGCAAACTGGGTCCTAAGCTGAGACACAAACCCAACAGGACCCCTATTAAGTGATGTTTGAACACGGCTGCTTGCCAGTTGACAGAGTTTTAGAAAAACTAAATTACATTTGGTAGTCTGTGTGCACACACTGATGACTGGAGGAGGGTTGAAGGGC is a genomic window containing:
- the LOC139117411 gene encoding uncharacterized protein isoform X2, whose translation is MLVTDFKANVDIRDCNGKKPKHYLKKNTPNYIQQMLQGNVVYTVRKRQHRSNSMEKKRASVSFFNKPLKWGSAENLSQNKKEKTPPATPPHSPALRRGSEPGAVDKELMPPPKAPSKRSRRKKESVSGSRDSEHRRSQSDPDLLVQ
- the LOC139117411 gene encoding uncharacterized protein isoform X3, with the protein product MLVTDFKANVDIRDCNGKKPKHYLKKNTPNYIQLYTVRKRQHRSNSMEKKRASVSFFNKPLKWGSAENLSQNKKEKTPPATPPHSPALRRGSEPGAVDKELMPPPKAPSKRSRRKKESVSGSSRDSEHRRSQSDPDLLVQ
- the LOC139117411 gene encoding uncharacterized protein isoform X1 codes for the protein MLVTDFKANVDIRDCNGKKPKHYLKKNTPNYIQQMLQGNVVYTVRKRQHRSNSMEKKRASVSFFNKPLKWGSAENLSQNKKEKTPPATPPHSPALRRGSEPGAVDKELMPPPKAPSKRSRRKKESVSGSSRDSEHRRSQSDPDLLVQ